The genomic window AACATTCCCGAGCATAACACGATAAAAACAATCGTTATGGAAACCGACAGCAAACAACCATTCATCGTTTTGATGCCCGGCGATATGGAAGTTTCAACCAAACAACTTGCAAGAATAATCAGCGTGAAGCACATTGAACCTTGCGATGAGCGGACGGCTGAAAAGCACACGGGATATATCTTCGGCGGAACAAGTCCGTTTGGAACACGCAAGCAACTTCCCGTTTATGTTGAGAAAACAATTTTCAATTTGAATAAAATTTATATTAATGG from Bacteroidota bacterium includes these protein-coding regions:
- the ybaK gene encoding Cys-tRNA(Pro) deacylase, whose protein sequence is MSKAETPGTAAVRYLREKKINFIPHFYKYEKHGGTKVASSSLNIPEHNTIKTIVMETDSKQPFIVLMPGDMEVSTKQLARIISVKHIEPCDERTAEKHTGYIFGGTSPFGTRKQLPVYVEKTIFNLNKIYINGGKRGFLVKITPKDLENALPITKGHL